CTTCCTCTGGCCGGCCAGTCCGCCGGTAATTTACCACTTCTCACCCTCCGGCGAGCCGCGAGCCCCGACCAGTTCCTTCCCGCCCGCGCCCATGGCCTCTACCGGCGACGGCCTCGCCGGGACGCCtccgcctcccccgccgccgccgtccccgttCCCGGCGGGGAGCCCGAACCACAACCAGAGCCACCCGTCGGCGGCGATCTCGTCGCCGCTGCTGCGGCCCGACGCGGACGCGCCGCCGCTCTCGCGGTGGCTGCGCCGCCTGGAGGCGTTCCTCTCGGCGGCGGGGCTGGCGGCGTCGACCCGCCTCGGCgtggccgccgcggcctccgcgCTCGCCGTGCTGGGCCTCGCGCTGCCCGCCGCGGCCGTCGCGCTCTCCCcgtgccgcggccgccgcgtcgCGTGCGACGAGTTCGAGGTCGAGGCGTTCGAGGCCTGCGTGCTGCTCTCGCAGGCCGCCGCCGGGGGCATCGCGCTCGCGTGCGTGTCGCGGAAGATGGCCATGTACGGCATCCGCAAGTTCCTCTTCGTCGACCCGGAGCTCGGGATGAGGATCCGCTTCCAGAAGGAGTACGTCGCCAAGATCCAGGTGATGCGGATGCCCCCTCGCCCGCGCAATCGCTCTCTTATCTCAGTTCCTCGCGATCCTGCACTGAATTTCTATTTGAAATTCGAATAAATGCACGCTAGCATTCGATAGTGAGAGCACTTGCTATAAACTGTTACTTCCGCTACTTCTACTTACTGCTGTTCTACTAGTGGATGATCAGATGCCATATTATCCAAATTTAGTGCAATTTTGTGCCATTTTGAGTGCAAACTGTGCAATTCGAGGTGGAGGGCATTTGCTTCTGTTTTCTAGTATTTAGGAAGTTTGCGTGTTGCAGTCTCTAGCTGTTTCTACGGAGACCTCATATCTGGATTGTTGATTGCCCCTTCAGAATTTGCGCTTCCATGTTTCGTTGCCATGTGGAGCCAGGGGCTGCCTATCCTTGAGGTTCAGGAGTCAATTCATGATGCCACGACCTTTAGTCTGTGGCGCCTTGGATTCTTGGCTTTGTCCTTACTGAAAGAATAACCGAAGTGGCTTATTATTTCAGTTATTACATACTAGTATGTGTGCTTTGCATGTGCCTCCTCAACGTTACCATGTGAATCATCGTTAAAAAAAATGTTGCCATGTGAGTGGAGCTCATGTGCCCTGTGATACTCAGTCTCAGTCCACGTTTGTGCCGACATGTCGATTTGTCTTTGTTTACATGGAGATGCACGATTAGGGGCTAAGCAAAGATTTGTGCTCTGGAAGACAGAACCTGTATTTCTTTGGCTTGTTTTTACTATTTCCATTATAGGAAATTGATTGAAGTGCATAGACATGTTTCATATGTTATTAATGTTATTATTTTTTGTGAAGTAAGTACAAATTCACATTTCCTATCTACTAAGTGGTCTGACCAAACTGCTCTTGCTCTTCCTAGATTACCTTGCAATTTTTAGTGGAGACTTAAACTGGAACATTTCATATTTATAGTACGACATCATCCTAATTCCTAAGAGCTTTGGTGTATTTTCTGCACAGGACTTCTTTCGCATACTTGCATGGTGGATATTGCCATGCTTTGTTGTGAAGGTCACTCGAGAATTGTTCCGTTTTTCTCACCTCTTCCAGGAGTCAGTCTGGAGAGCATGTGTTGTATTTTTTGCTTCCATCATGTCATGGATGTATTTGACAACAATATTACTGTCATCCTGCATGCTCTTCAACGTGGTTTGCAATCTGCAAGTTATCCACTTTGACGACTACGGCAAACTTCTAGAGCAAGATGCGGATCCTTTGGTCTATTTGAAAGAGCACCTGCAGCTG
The Panicum hallii strain FIL2 chromosome 6, PHallii_v3.1, whole genome shotgun sequence genome window above contains:
- the LOC112896551 gene encoding uncharacterized protein LOC112896551 is translated as MASTGDGLAGTPPPPPPPPSPFPAGSPNHNQSHPSAAISSPLLRPDADAPPLSRWLRRLEAFLSAAGLAASTRLGVAAAASALAVLGLALPAAAVALSPCRGRRVACDEFEVEAFEACVLLSQAAAGGIALACVSRKMAMYGIRKFLFVDPELGMRIRFQKEYVAKIQDFFRILAWWILPCFVVKVTRELFRFSHLFQESVWRACVVFFASIMSWMYLTTILLSSCMLFNVVCNLQVIHFDDYGKLLEQDADPLVYLKEHLQLRHNLSKISHRFRMFLLLLFLSVTASQFAILFKTTAYNGPINFTNGGDIAVSSVVQVVGLVLCLHAAAKISHRAQNISSIASRWHALATCSTDSNYATTPNSSGNLVPFPAHMFLRDYSESDLESLETASLHGNSPGTAQLASYMSSYHKRESLVLYLLANPGGITIFGWIVDRTFLNTILMLELTLVLFVLSKTVVISGKPLMNSFIRFL